CGCCCTGCAGGGCCGGCGCACGGACTACTCGGGGCCGTGTCCGCCGCCGAACGCCCAGGCGCCCGAGTTCACGGCGACGCTCACGGTGGGCCGGCTGCCGGCCGAGGTGAGCTACCGCTGGGTGACCCAGGACGGGCAGGTCCTCGACGGGGGCTGGAAGACGCTGTCGTTCACAGAGGGCGGCGGCCGTTCGAAGCGGGACAGGGTGCGGGTGACGACCCAGGAGGAGAGCGGGACGTTCGAGAACGAGATCAGTGTCGAGGTGCGCGAGCCGGTGCGGACGACGTCCGAGGCGGTGCCGTTCTCCGTGGCGTGCGAGTCGGAGACCCCGACGGGCGGGGCCTCCCCTTCTCCCTCCGGCACGGACCCGGACGCGGGCTCGGATCCGGAGTCGAATGCGGGCTCGGACTCCGGCTGAGCGGTCAGTCGTTGCTGTTGAGCACGGGCAGATAACCGCCCGACTGACCGGGTGCCTTCGGGTGGTACGACTCGCCGATGTTCAGCCAGCTGACGCTGTGCAGCCAGGAGTCGCCGGAGCAGATCTCGTGGCCGGTGAAGGTGGTGCGTACGTCGCCGAAGGCGAAGCCGTGGTTCGCGGCGCGCTTGGCGATGGCGGTGTTGAGGTGGTCGGAGGCGTCGTTGATGGCCTTGCGCTTGGTCTCGGACAGACCGAGACAGGTGGCGCCGAGCTTGTAGAAGCGGGGGTAGCCGAGGACGACGACCCGGGCGGCGGGGGCTTTGGAGCGGATGGCCGAGTACACGTCGTCGAGCTTGCCGGGAAGCGTGGAGTCGACGTAGGCGCGGGCGGTGTTGATGCGGGAGACGCAGGTGCTGTCGGACTGGGTCACACAGGTCGTCATGACGTCGGCGAAGCCGGCGTCGTTGCCGCCGATGCTGAGGGAGACGAGGGCGGTGGAGGCGCTGAGCGGGGTGAGCTGACTCGCCAGAACATCACCCGTTCGGGCGCCCGAGCAGGCGGTGAAGTCGAAGGTCGAGGGTGAGTGGGCTGCGGCCCAGAGGTAGGGGTAGGCCTTGGTGCTGCGCTTGCAGTCGCCGCTGGAACTGATGTAGCTGCCGGCTCCGACTCCCGAGGAATAGGAGTCACCGAGCGCCACGTAGCCGCCAGTTGCGGCGAGTGAGGACGCCTGCGCCGTCGCTGCCCCGGTGAGGGCGGTGCCGACGGCGAGGAGGAGCGAGCTCACGAGGACGACAAGTCGGGAACGTCTCATGGAACCTCCCTTTAGCAGGATCTCTGCCATAACCGTGGTAGCAGCTACGCGTGTTGACAGGAAGTGTCCATGCCAAGTCTTTTCGGCCCTTCCTGACGTTCGGTGGCTTGTTCACGGCGGGTCGCGCCACACGCCCACCTCCCCTCATTGCGCGAACATGACAATTTTGTTGACTGACGCTCAACTCCCTTGCTCTACGCCAGTAGTTGGCCGACGCTTTACTCCGGCCGGGAGCGGAACGCGACGCTCCCAGGCCTGTGTGCGCGAGCACGCGCACATCCCCCACATGACGCGCGCCCCACCCAGGCGCGCGACGCCCGGAGGAGGACTCCCTCGTCATGGCACAACTGCGCAGCAAGAGACTCGGGTTCGCCGCACTCACCTCGCTGGCGACCGCCGCCCTCGTGGGCGGGCTCACCACGCTTCCCGCCCAGGCCGCACCCGCCGAGGGCCGGGTGCTCGCCGCGGACTCCCCGACCGCGATCAAGGACAGTTACCTCGTCACGCTCAAGAAGAGCGCGGGCCTGAAGGCGTCCTCGGCCGCGGGCAAGGGCCTGGTGAAGGAGTACGGCGGCTCGGTCGACAAGACGTTCAGCAAGGCGCTGAACGGCTACGCCGCCACCCTCTCCGCCACCGAGGCCAGGCAGCTCGCCGCCGACCCGGCGGTGGCCTCCGTCGAGCAGAACCAGCGCGTCACGCTCGCCGCCACCCAGACGAACGCCCCCTGGGGCCTGGACCGCGTCGACCAGGCCTCGCTCCCGCTGTCCGGCACCTACACCTACCCGGACAGCGCGGGCAGCGGTGTGACGGTCTATGTGATCGACACCGGTGTGCGCATCACCCACCAGCAGATCAGCGGCCGTGCCGCACACGGCTACGACGCGGTCGACGGCGACAACAACGCTTCCGACGGCAACGGCCACGGCACCCACGTGGCCACCACGATCGCGGGCACGACCTACGGCGTCGCGAAGAAG
The Streptomyces tuirus genome window above contains:
- a CDS encoding SGNH/GDSL hydrolase family protein, giving the protein MRRSRLVVLVSSLLLAVGTALTGAATAQASSLAATGGYVALGDSYSSGVGAGSYISSSGDCKRSTKAYPYLWAAAHSPSTFDFTACSGARTGDVLASQLTPLSASTALVSLSIGGNDAGFADVMTTCVTQSDSTCVSRINTARAYVDSTLPGKLDDVYSAIRSKAPAARVVVLGYPRFYKLGATCLGLSETKRKAINDASDHLNTAIAKRAANHGFAFGDVRTTFTGHEICSGDSWLHSVSWLNIGESYHPKAPGQSGGYLPVLNSND
- a CDS encoding S8 family peptidase; this encodes MAQLRSKRLGFAALTSLATAALVGGLTTLPAQAAPAEGRVLAADSPTAIKDSYLVTLKKSAGLKASSAAGKGLVKEYGGSVDKTFSKALNGYAATLSATEARQLAADPAVASVEQNQRVTLAATQTNAPWGLDRVDQASLPLSGTYTYPDSAGSGVTVYVIDTGVRITHQQISGRAAHGYDAVDGDNNASDGNGHGTHVATTIAGTTYGVAKKAKIVGVRVLNNSGSGTTAGVIAGIDWVTRNHSGPSVANMSLGGGASATLDTAVRNSIASGVTYAVAAGNSSTTASSSSPARVAEAITVGATTSTDAKASYSNYGSALDIFAPGSSITAGWHTSDTATNTISGTSMATPHVAGAAAVYLAGHTSSTPAQVATALVNGAVTGKVTSAGSGSPNRLLQIVQ